In Solobacterium moorei, a single genomic region encodes these proteins:
- a CDS encoding DegV family protein yields MMKPYVISTCSPADLNKKYFEERNIPYLCFEYELADTTYTDDLFESVSASNFYQAMVDGAMTRTSQMKQIGYEEFFESILQEGNDLLHFTLSSGISGTYNSARMAAEVMREKYPERKIYVVDSKNASSGFGLLVERAKELQESGMDIDTLHEWIEAHKLECHAWFFSGDLTFFIRGGRISKTAGTIGSMLRICPLMQVDSEGKLVVRQKVHGKRKVIRAMVEKMEEYAENGYDYNWKIFISHSNCLEDADAVKALVEEKFPNTKGKITIFNIGPVIGAHTGPGTVTLFFWGKNRAEIEKNA; encoded by the coding sequence ATGATGAAACCATACGTTATATCAACTTGTTCACCAGCTGATTTAAATAAAAAATATTTTGAAGAAAGAAATATTCCATATTTATGTTTTGAATATGAACTAGCAGATACAACCTATACAGATGACCTATTTGAATCTGTATCCGCAAGCAACTTTTATCAGGCAATGGTAGATGGTGCAATGACACGTACTTCACAGATGAAACAGATTGGTTATGAAGAATTTTTTGAGAGTATCTTACAAGAAGGAAACGACTTATTGCACTTTACATTATCTTCTGGAATCTCTGGTACCTATAACTCTGCACGCATGGCGGCGGAAGTAATGCGCGAAAAATATCCGGAACGCAAAATTTATGTTGTGGATTCTAAGAATGCTTCTTCTGGCTTTGGACTACTTGTTGAAAGGGCGAAGGAACTACAGGAATCTGGCATGGATATTGATACACTTCATGAGTGGATTGAAGCACACAAGTTAGAATGTCATGCATGGTTTTTCTCAGGCGATTTAACTTTCTTTATCCGTGGTGGAAGAATCTCAAAGACTGCAGGAACTATTGGCAGTATGTTGCGAATCTGTCCTTTAATGCAGGTGGATTCAGAAGGAAAACTCGTTGTACGCCAGAAAGTTCACGGCAAGCGTAAAGTGATTCGTGCCATGGTAGAAAAAATGGAAGAATACGCTGAGAATGGGTATGACTATAATTGGAAAATATTTATCTCTCATAGTAATTGTTTAGAGGACGCTGATGCGGTAAAAGCGTTAGTTGAAGAGAAGTTTCCAAATACAAAAGGGAAGATTACAATCTTCAATATCGGACCAGTTATTGGTGCACATACAGGACCTGGAACAGTTACATTATTCTTCTGGGGTAAAAATCGTGCAGAGATTGAAAAAAACGCATAA
- the rsfS gene encoding ribosome silencing factor codes for MSELLNLVRHTLEEKLAENIVTIDIRNVNAYTDYYVICTANNPRHANSLVEFVEKEVTKNGFDVRLREGERESTWVLIDMNEVVVHIFTEDARNTYRLEALWADQPQETL; via the coding sequence ATGTCTGAATTACTAAATTTAGTACGTCATACATTAGAGGAGAAATTGGCAGAGAATATCGTTACAATCGATATCCGCAATGTCAATGCATATACAGACTATTATGTCATCTGTACCGCAAATAATCCTAGACACGCAAATTCACTTGTGGAATTTGTTGAAAAAGAAGTAACGAAGAATGGCTTTGATGTACGTCTTCGTGAAGGTGAAAGGGAATCAACTTGGGTATTAATTGATATGAATGAAGTGGTTGTACATATCTTTACAGAGGATGCTAGAAATACATATCGCTTAGAGGCTTTATGGGCTGACCAACCACAAGAAACACTGTAA
- a CDS encoding flavocytochrome c produces MKKLTALLASATMALSLVGCSTAKTYTGEAYGHDKENPVKVTLTIKDKTITKVEVDASHETAGIGSKAADALPEQIVSANSLDVDGVSGATQTSKAIIEAATAALKQAGLEPSDLVSKNTSTTKAKDIEETVDVVIVGAGGAGMTAAITATDAGKKVIVVESQPIAGGNSVRSTGGMNAAKTPYQDKNEFAESAGVEKTLKTAAEKFADNATITALVATVKAQWDAYQANPQGYFDSVELMELDTMIGGKGKNNPELVKALAENSADAIEWLASIGAEVKNVGAFGGASVKRIHRPVNADGKVTAVGAYIVPILEKNLQDRNVQFLFDTTANEIIMKDGKAVGIKGTGKDGHKVTINAKSVVIATGGFGANAEMVEKYKPELKGFATTNAEGAQGQGIDMATAAGAATVDMDQIQIHPTVHIEEDGNAHLITEGLRGDGAILVNAEGKRFYDEVSTRDKVSAAIIAQPEKSAWLVVDQSMVDKSAVIAGYIKSGYTVTGATYEELAKAMGVDEATFTSTMNTWNQAVETKSDTEFGRTSFANPLVTAPYYAIKITPAVHHTMGGIVINPKAEVLNEKGEAISGLYAAGEVTGGVHGANRLGGNAVADFVVFGRISGQSAADNAK; encoded by the coding sequence ATGAAAAAGTTAACAGCATTATTAGCTAGTGCAACAATGGCTTTGTCACTTGTAGGATGCTCAACAGCTAAGACATACACTGGTGAAGCATATGGACATGACAAGGAAAATCCAGTTAAAGTTACTTTAACAATCAAGGACAAGACAATCACGAAGGTAGAAGTTGATGCGTCTCATGAAACAGCAGGTATTGGTTCAAAGGCTGCTGATGCATTACCTGAACAGATCGTGTCTGCAAACTCTTTAGATGTTGATGGTGTATCAGGGGCTACACAGACATCTAAGGCTATTATTGAAGCAGCTACAGCAGCTTTGAAACAAGCAGGACTTGAGCCATCAGACTTAGTAAGTAAGAATACAAGCACGACAAAGGCAAAGGATATTGAAGAAACAGTAGATGTTGTAATTGTTGGTGCAGGTGGAGCTGGTATGACAGCTGCCATTACTGCAACAGATGCAGGAAAGAAGGTTATCGTAGTAGAAAGTCAACCAATCGCAGGTGGTAACTCTGTACGTTCAACAGGTGGTATGAATGCCGCTAAGACTCCATATCAAGATAAGAATGAGTTCGCTGAATCTGCAGGTGTTGAAAAGACATTAAAGACAGCAGCAGAAAAGTTCGCAGATAACGCAACAATCACAGCTTTAGTAGCTACTGTTAAGGCTCAATGGGATGCATATCAAGCAAATCCACAGGGATATTTCGATTCTGTTGAATTAATGGAATTAGATACAATGATTGGTGGTAAGGGTAAGAACAACCCAGAACTCGTTAAGGCTCTTGCGGAAAATTCTGCAGACGCTATCGAGTGGTTAGCATCTATTGGTGCTGAAGTTAAGAACGTTGGCGCATTCGGTGGTGCATCTGTTAAGAGAATTCACCGTCCAGTAAACGCTGATGGCAAGGTAACTGCTGTTGGTGCATACATTGTTCCTATTTTAGAAAAGAATTTACAGGATCGTAACGTTCAGTTCTTATTTGATACAACAGCGAACGAAATCATCATGAAGGATGGTAAGGCAGTTGGTATTAAGGGTACAGGTAAGGATGGTCATAAGGTGACAATCAATGCGAAGTCAGTTGTTATCGCAACTGGTGGATTTGGCGCGAACGCTGAAATGGTCGAAAAGTACAAGCCAGAATTAAAGGGCTTTGCGACAACAAATGCAGAAGGTGCACAGGGTCAAGGTATCGATATGGCTACAGCAGCAGGTGCTGCAACAGTGGATATGGATCAGATCCAGATTCATCCAACAGTACATATTGAAGAAGATGGCAATGCACACTTAATCACAGAAGGTCTTCGTGGAGACGGCGCTATCTTAGTTAACGCTGAAGGTAAGAGATTCTACGATGAAGTTTCTACACGTGATAAGGTATCTGCTGCAATCATCGCACAGCCAGAAAAGAGTGCTTGGTTAGTTGTTGACCAGTCAATGGTTGATAAGTCAGCAGTTATTGCAGGTTATATCAAGTCTGGTTACACAGTAACAGGTGCTACATATGAAGAACTCGCAAAGGCTATGGGTGTTGATGAAGCTACATTCACAAGCACAATGAATACTTGGAACCAAGCAGTAGAAACTAAGAGTGACACAGAATTTGGTCGTACAAGCTTCGCAAATCCATTGGTTACAGCTCCATACTATGCGATTAAGATTACACCAGCTGTTCACCATACAATGGGTGGTATTGTAATCAATCCTAAGGCAGAAGTATTAAACGAAAAGGGAGAAGCTATCTCTGGATTATACGCTGCTGGTGAAGTAACTGGTGGTGTTCATGGTGCTAACCGTTTAGGTGGTAATGCAGTAGCTGACTTTGTAGTATTCGGTAGAATTTCTGGACAAAGCGCAGCAGACAACGCTAAATAA
- a CDS encoding YjjG family noncanonical pyrimidine nucleotidase encodes MIKTILWDIDGTILDFHSSAENSLKNTFKKFGYGGITDELLHMYEGINDVYWRKLEKGEITKEKLLVERFVEFFRKIGIENARAKEFNQAYLNGLLDTIVFMPEAYETVKKLHLKYKQYIVTNGVKQLQHKKISKAKIEEFFDDIFISDEIGYEKPQIEFFNHVFDRIELQNRDEVIIIGDSLTSDIAGGIRAGIHTCWYHPSNEENHSDIKPECTVTSHLAFQELLKQL; translated from the coding sequence ATGATTAAGACGATTCTATGGGATATCGATGGTACGATATTAGATTTCCATAGTAGCGCAGAAAACTCATTGAAAAATACATTTAAAAAGTTTGGCTATGGTGGAATCACAGATGAACTTTTACACATGTATGAAGGAATCAATGATGTCTACTGGCGTAAACTAGAAAAGGGGGAAATCACAAAAGAGAAACTACTCGTAGAACGTTTTGTAGAATTCTTTCGTAAGATTGGTATTGAAAATGCCCGTGCAAAAGAATTCAATCAAGCATATTTAAATGGATTATTAGATACAATCGTCTTTATGCCTGAGGCATATGAAACAGTGAAGAAACTACACCTAAAGTATAAACAATACATCGTAACCAACGGTGTAAAACAGCTACAACATAAAAAGATTTCCAAGGCAAAGATTGAAGAATTCTTTGATGATATCTTTATCTCTGATGAAATTGGATATGAAAAACCACAGATTGAATTCTTCAATCATGTGTTCGATCGAATTGAACTACAAAACCGTGATGAAGTAATTATCATCGGGGATTCTTTGACCAGTGATATTGCAGGTGGGATTCGTGCAGGGATTCATACCTGCTGGTATCATCCTAGCAACGAAGAAAATCATAGTGACATTAAACCAGAGTGTACAGTCACATCTCATCTTGCATTCCAAGAATTATTAAAACAGTTATAA
- a CDS encoding ZIP family metal transporter → MLLRTTIGILIPFIGTSLGAAMVFVLKDKMSEKLQKGLTGFAAGVMVAASFWSLLVPALEQSSSLGKLSFIPAAIGFLVGVGFLLFLDEVTPHMHLDNTEEGPKENRLSRSMKLILAITLHNIPEGMAVGVVYAGWLNGNSSITYFGALALALGIAIQNFPEGAIVSMPLRAEGIPKWKTFVYGVLSGLVEPIGSIITILFATQVVPLLPYFLSFAAGAMMYVVVEELIPEMSEGKHTNIGTVLFSLGFVTMMILDVALG, encoded by the coding sequence ATGTTATTGCGTACAACAATCGGTATATTAATACCATTTATCGGCACATCTTTGGGTGCCGCAATGGTATTTGTCTTAAAAGATAAGATGAGTGAGAAACTACAGAAGGGATTAACTGGATTTGCGGCGGGTGTCATGGTAGCCGCATCGTTTTGGAGTTTATTAGTTCCTGCCTTAGAACAATCTTCTTCACTTGGAAAGCTGTCCTTTATTCCTGCAGCTATAGGCTTTTTGGTGGGTGTAGGTTTCTTGTTATTTTTAGATGAAGTAACACCACATATGCATTTGGATAATACTGAAGAAGGTCCAAAAGAGAATCGTCTATCACGTTCTATGAAGTTGATTCTTGCGATAACACTACATAATATTCCAGAAGGAATGGCAGTCGGTGTTGTCTATGCAGGTTGGTTAAATGGGAATAGTTCCATTACATACTTTGGTGCACTTGCCTTAGCACTTGGTATTGCAATCCAAAACTTTCCTGAAGGTGCAATTGTGTCTATGCCACTTAGAGCAGAGGGGATACCAAAGTGGAAAACCTTTGTATATGGAGTATTATCTGGTTTAGTAGAACCAATTGGTTCTATCATCACCATCTTATTTGCGACACAGGTCGTACCACTACTTCCATACTTCTTGAGCTTTGCGGCAGGTGCGATGATGTACGTCGTTGTGGAAGAGTTGATTCCTGAAATGTCAGAAGGAAAACACACAAACATTGGAACAGTGTTATTCTCGTTAGGCTTTGTGACAATGATGATTTTAGATGTAGCACTTGGATAA
- a CDS encoding transglycosylase domain-containing protein: MTNKQTKKPGVKRKIHGFRILTLFMAIIVGFEFVGAAVGAIAISTLLKGTPQFKLDDFTNFQSTIVLDANGTKIADVGQTLRENVVYNQIPEAMVDAFLSIEDSRYFSHNGFDIPRFTKSIIETVLRGYMQGGSTFTMQLVKLTYFEDDQAGTSKTKNIQYKVQQIALAMELEKNSSKEEIFTMYLNKMNFGGVGNIRGVQKASLQYFGKNVWELNLAECALLAGVINSPYTFDPHNYLDKATARRNTVLDMMLYHGYITQEECDLAKSIKVEDLLIDAKSTINTDYTYQAYIDAALKEAREVTGLDPMNVSMEIHTNMNPTVQAQLESIQAGTGGIDFPDDLYELGSIVINNQTGEVVGIMGGRNWASGGSMLLDHATEQFNQPGSTIKPVLDYALAFEDLGWATSHTVLDKPVTYGNWTFNNFDNTKWGVVDLSKAVGLSLNTVAINTLQAVIDKSGAQRVTNYLTSLGLSQFKPELFDISFAIGGGNMRVSAQELAAATGVLINGGNYIKPHTINTIFYRNGQKEPYVAPTTGTSVLSPQAAYLASYLMRNAVEQDWGNYMYAIRKGYPVYGKTGTTDWGDAGLEYGIPVGAAKDEWMVGQTTKFTIAVWSGYEKAIAGADTYFSRWKLNMNIPGVIISNVLDTLEGIYGTPGELAMPEGISKITHIKGLYPYVAPDDTIPSDYVSTGLVKTEYAKLGTYTNLITTPQNLASFTASYDENNDTVSFAWTPYPDPAKLVEESHDDKTFDISWITGPITYKARIVQNSAVVATINYTGDKLSKVIDGLQPDTDTQVCGYYGYEKNDTVASNEVCVSFRTPEAKVTVPNYSDPRQYVEWGNANGITINRAVGDTIASMSGRVQDVCDSNGNSVIGKKVKKGSTVTVYIYF; the protein is encoded by the coding sequence ATGACAAATAAACAAACTAAAAAACCTGGCGTAAAGCGTAAGATACATGGGTTTAGAATTCTAACGTTATTTATGGCTATCATCGTTGGCTTTGAATTCGTTGGAGCTGCCGTTGGAGCTATCGCAATTAGTACACTCTTAAAAGGAACTCCACAGTTTAAGTTGGATGACTTTACAAACTTCCAATCCACAATTGTATTAGATGCAAATGGCACAAAGATTGCGGACGTTGGACAGACATTGCGTGAAAACGTTGTTTATAATCAGATCCCTGAAGCGATGGTCGATGCCTTCTTATCTATTGAAGACTCACGTTACTTTAGTCATAACGGATTCGATATCCCACGTTTTACGAAGTCCATTATTGAAACTGTCCTGCGCGGTTACATGCAAGGTGGTTCTACATTTACGATGCAGTTGGTTAAGTTAACTTACTTCGAAGACGATCAAGCAGGAACTTCTAAAACGAAGAACATCCAATATAAGGTACAGCAGATTGCTTTAGCGATGGAACTTGAAAAGAATTCCTCCAAAGAAGAAATCTTTACAATGTATCTAAATAAGATGAACTTCGGTGGTGTTGGTAATATCCGTGGTGTACAGAAAGCATCCTTACAATACTTTGGTAAGAATGTTTGGGAGCTAAATCTTGCAGAATGCGCACTGCTAGCAGGTGTTATTAACTCACCATATACATTTGACCCACATAACTACCTCGATAAAGCAACTGCTCGTCGTAATACCGTATTGGATATGATGCTTTACCACGGCTACATTACCCAAGAAGAATGTGACCTTGCGAAATCCATCAAAGTTGAAGACTTATTGATTGATGCAAAATCAACAATCAATACTGATTATACTTATCAGGCATATATTGATGCGGCACTCAAGGAGGCTCGTGAAGTGACTGGCCTTGATCCAATGAACGTTTCAATGGAAATCCATACAAACATGAACCCTACTGTACAAGCACAGCTTGAAAGTATTCAGGCTGGTACAGGTGGTATCGATTTCCCTGATGACTTATATGAATTAGGCTCTATCGTTATCAACAACCAAACAGGTGAAGTCGTTGGTATCATGGGTGGTAGAAACTGGGCAAGCGGAGGATCGATGTTATTGGATCACGCTACCGAACAGTTCAACCAACCAGGTTCCACAATCAAACCAGTACTCGATTACGCATTAGCGTTTGAAGATCTAGGCTGGGCAACTTCCCATACTGTTCTTGATAAGCCTGTTACGTATGGTAACTGGACATTCAATAACTTCGACAATACAAAATGGGGTGTTGTAGATTTATCTAAGGCTGTTGGTCTTTCCCTAAATACTGTCGCAATTAACACATTACAAGCTGTTATCGATAAATCAGGTGCACAGCGTGTCACAAACTACTTAACTTCTCTAGGACTTAGTCAGTTTAAACCAGAGTTATTTGACATTAGTTTCGCTATTGGTGGTGGTAATATGCGTGTATCTGCACAAGAACTCGCAGCTGCTACAGGTGTGCTCATAAATGGTGGTAACTATATCAAGCCTCATACAATCAACACAATCTTCTACCGTAACGGTCAGAAGGAACCCTATGTCGCTCCAACAACAGGAACGTCTGTTCTATCACCACAAGCTGCTTACCTCGCCTCTTACTTGATGCGCAACGCAGTTGAGCAAGACTGGGGTAACTACATGTATGCAATCCGTAAAGGTTATCCAGTATATGGTAAGACAGGTACAACCGACTGGGGTGATGCCGGTCTTGAGTATGGCATTCCAGTTGGTGCTGCTAAGGATGAGTGGATGGTTGGTCAAACAACAAAATTCACAATTGCGGTATGGTCTGGTTATGAAAAGGCCATCGCTGGTGCAGATACATACTTCTCAAGATGGAAGTTGAATATGAATATTCCTGGTGTCATTATCAGTAATGTTCTGGATACACTGGAAGGTATCTATGGTACACCTGGTGAACTTGCAATGCCTGAAGGTATTAGTAAGATTACACACATTAAAGGTCTATATCCATATGTCGCACCTGATGATACAATTCCATCTGATTATGTTTCTACTGGTCTTGTAAAGACAGAGTACGCAAAACTTGGTACATATACAAACCTTATTACTACTCCACAAAATCTAGCTTCCTTTACAGCATCCTATGATGAGAATAACGATACTGTAAGCTTTGCTTGGACACCATATCCTGACCCAGCGAAACTCGTTGAAGAAAGTCACGATGATAAGACCTTCGATATCTCATGGATTACTGGTCCAATCACGTACAAGGCACGTATCGTACAGAATAGTGCTGTAGTCGCAACAATCAACTACACAGGTGATAAGTTATCGAAAGTCATCGATGGTCTACAGCCTGATACAGATACACAGGTATGTGGTTACTATGGATACGAAAAGAATGATACAGTCGCTTCTAACGAAGTCTGCGTAAGCTTCCGTACTCCAGAAGCAAAAGTCACCGTACCAAATTACAGTGACCCTCGCCAATACGTTGAATGGGGTAACGCAAATGGTATCACAATCAACCGTGCTGTCGGAGATACAATCGCATCCATGAGTGGTAGGGTACAAGATGTATGTGATAGTAATGGTAATAGCGTTATCGGCAAAAAAGTTAAGAAAGGCTCTACTGTTACAGTCTACATTTACTTCTAA
- the yqeK gene encoding bis(5'-nucleosyl)-tetraphosphatase (symmetrical) YqeK, translating to MIVYTAPFDPITDDELQQLKNYHKQTGKQIFLAVVGDGILSYDRRNKLCMRACKPYRYLHVVDIKQDDTCIALQPETEAEVRKGYFYLSAKGVRKILLDNGYYFEEVTKAQCNPNRAAHSARVGHTALKLAKIHHLDEQLAYQMGLLHDVTKKMSDEEGYQLLSHFRPAILKFDSAIWHSYTAVIWLKQNLCCFNKKILQAIEHHTLGDGKSAYDHILYIADKIEPGRHYDVTMHTKIAERNLKQGAEYVLTDAKRYILEKEGKHV from the coding sequence ATGATCGTATATACAGCACCCTTTGATCCAATTACAGATGATGAATTACAACAGTTAAAAAACTATCATAAACAAACAGGGAAGCAGATTTTTCTAGCGGTTGTTGGTGATGGTATTCTAAGCTATGATAGGCGCAATAAGTTATGCATGCGTGCATGTAAACCATACCGCTATCTTCATGTCGTAGACATCAAACAGGATGATACATGTATCGCACTTCAACCAGAAACAGAAGCTGAAGTGCGAAAAGGATATTTTTACTTAAGTGCAAAAGGAGTACGTAAGATACTTCTAGATAATGGTTACTACTTTGAAGAAGTGACGAAAGCACAGTGTAATCCTAACCGTGCAGCGCATTCTGCTCGCGTTGGGCATACTGCATTGAAACTTGCAAAAATTCATCATCTGGATGAACAACTCGCATATCAAATGGGTTTATTACATGATGTTACAAAGAAGATGAGTGATGAAGAAGGATATCAACTTCTATCACATTTTAGACCTGCAATATTAAAATTCGATTCTGCAATATGGCATAGTTATACGGCAGTCATCTGGTTAAAACAGAATCTGTGCTGTTTTAACAAGAAAATCTTACAAGCAATCGAACACCATACCCTTGGGGATGGTAAGAGTGCGTATGATCATATCTTGTACATTGCGGATAAGATTGAGCCAGGCCGTCACTATGATGTGACCATGCATACAAAGATCGCAGAGAGAAATCTCAAGCAAGGTGCAGAGTATGTCCTTACAGATGCGAAAAGATATATACTTGAAAAGGAGGGGAAACATGTCTGA
- a CDS encoding IS30 family transposase yields the protein MTSTYKQLSFDERLIIQNLLSDPNITLKMIALTLNRSPKAIRYEITHHLRIVVRANTHNKCGRQNQCNRTRLCTHCLQGRCKFCKHDNCNDLCSDFISSPICKHTSRFPYVCNNCPDAKTCKLPKVFYMADVAQKQRDDNVSSWKEGPKKSEAQMKMIVDAFEKGVKQNLSPDIIIHNNQLDISVSTAYRYIHFRHMGTIINVDLKRQVKYKTRSSSKHVVIPINYDWLEGRRYEDYLERIENEDVSINIWQMDTILGKQGDEEKCVLSLLHTRSNLQLYFLLKEKSMLAVQRAFEIIKDVLGPELFSMTFPIILTDNGSEFHDPLSLETDAYTGEKLISIYYCKAGRSDQKGKCEKNHEHFRECVPKGKSMNALTQKDINYVSDMVNNYPRRSLNYNSPIDIAALSLNKKVLSLNKLTHLNIKQVKLTPIIH from the coding sequence ATGACTAGCACATACAAACAGCTTTCTTTTGACGAACGACTCATTATTCAAAATCTGTTGTCTGATCCTAACATCACGCTCAAGATGATTGCCCTTACTCTTAACAGGAGTCCCAAGGCCATTCGCTATGAGATAACACACCATCTTAGAATTGTCGTCCGTGCCAATACTCATAATAAGTGTGGTAGACAAAATCAATGTAATCGCACAAGGTTATGTACTCACTGTCTACAAGGTCGTTGTAAGTTCTGTAAACATGATAACTGCAATGATCTATGTTCCGATTTCATCTCTTCACCAATATGCAAACATACATCTCGTTTCCCCTATGTCTGCAACAATTGCCCAGATGCCAAAACCTGCAAGTTGCCAAAGGTATTCTATATGGCCGATGTTGCCCAAAAACAGAGGGATGACAATGTCAGTAGTTGGAAGGAAGGACCAAAGAAATCAGAAGCACAAATGAAGATGATTGTCGATGCCTTTGAGAAAGGCGTCAAACAGAACCTTTCACCAGACATCATCATACACAACAATCAGTTGGACATATCAGTATCTACCGCATATCGTTATATTCATTTTCGTCATATGGGCACCATCATCAATGTAGACCTCAAGCGTCAGGTCAAATATAAAACACGCTCTTCCAGCAAACATGTCGTGATACCAATCAACTATGATTGGCTTGAAGGCAGAAGATATGAAGACTATCTCGAACGTATCGAGAATGAAGATGTTTCCATCAATATATGGCAAATGGATACAATACTCGGCAAGCAAGGCGATGAAGAGAAATGTGTCCTTTCACTCCTGCATACAAGATCGAATCTACAGTTATATTTTCTGTTAAAGGAAAAAAGCATGTTGGCTGTCCAGCGTGCATTCGAAATCATCAAGGATGTACTGGGACCTGAACTATTTTCTATGACCTTTCCAATCATTCTTACTGACAATGGCTCTGAGTTCCACGATCCTCTAAGTCTAGAGACCGATGCATATACAGGAGAAAAACTAATATCCATCTACTACTGCAAGGCCGGAAGAAGTGATCAGAAAGGTAAATGTGAGAAGAACCATGAACACTTTAGAGAATGTGTTCCAAAGGGAAAGAGTATGAATGCATTGACCCAGAAGGACATCAACTATGTGTCTGACATGGTAAACAATTATCCTCGTAGATCCTTAAACTACAATTCACCTATCGATATCGCCGCTCTATCACTAAACAAAAAGGTGTTAAGTCTTAACAAGTTGACTCACCTCAACATCAAACAAGTTAAGCTTACACCTATCATCCACTAG
- the nth gene encoding endonuclease III has translation MERLSVPFILEYLQKLHPNAHCELTHRNPYELSVAVILSAQTTDVSVNRVTPALFKAYPSPYDLAKAPTKDIEKYIASLGLYRNKAKQIVGFAQGVVEQFHGEVPHTMEELTTLPGIGRKCANVIMAECFNIPSIAVDTHVARISRRLGLCYQKDDVEKIERKLMRKIPRDCWIKTHHQMIFFGRYLCHARNPECYRCPFVNGCHEKQKNLIPPKTK, from the coding sequence ATGGAGCGTTTATCAGTACCATTTATTCTGGAATATCTACAGAAATTACATCCAAACGCACATTGTGAATTAACGCATCGTAATCCCTATGAATTATCTGTTGCGGTAATCCTTTCTGCACAGACAACAGACGTATCCGTCAATCGCGTGACACCTGCGTTATTTAAGGCTTATCCATCTCCATATGACTTAGCCAAAGCACCAACCAAAGATATTGAAAAGTATATCGCATCCTTAGGGTTATATCGTAATAAGGCAAAACAAATTGTTGGGTTTGCGCAAGGTGTTGTAGAGCAGTTTCATGGCGAAGTGCCACATACGATGGAGGAGTTAACGACTCTACCGGGTATTGGTAGAAAGTGTGCTAATGTCATTATGGCTGAATGTTTCAACATTCCAAGTATTGCAGTGGACACACACGTTGCAAGGATTTCGAGAAGGCTTGGTCTTTGTTATCAGAAGGATGATGTTGAAAAGATTGAACGTAAACTGATGCGGAAAATTCCACGTGATTGTTGGATCAAAACCCATCATCAGATGATATTCTTTGGTCGTTATCTCTGCCATGCACGTAATCCAGAATGTTATCGTTGTCCATTCGTGAATGGATGTCATGAAAAACAAAAGAATTTAATACCACCTAAAACAAAATGA
- a CDS encoding DnaD domain-containing protein: MKWYEQKYVNHRDWILDQMGLLGMDSAELVIVLLIDFMNQNHIEITMDALKEKTGIQEEELNRVISALCAKKYLSIKASARAVVFDLSGLFETDVARVENILDRSLIDTFETEFGRTLSQNEMQKISDWNKVTDKRLIIAALREASAYQHLNLGYIEKILSDWKQKKITADSVGLEKK; this comes from the coding sequence ATGAAGTGGTATGAACAAAAATATGTAAATCATCGAGATTGGATACTCGATCAAATGGGCTTGCTTGGCATGGATAGTGCAGAGTTAGTCATTGTTTTACTCATTGATTTTATGAATCAAAATCATATCGAAATCACAATGGATGCGCTTAAAGAAAAAACTGGAATACAAGAAGAGGAATTAAACCGTGTGATATCCGCACTCTGTGCGAAGAAGTATTTAAGCATCAAAGCTTCTGCAAGAGCAGTTGTCTTTGACTTATCAGGACTCTTTGAAACGGATGTCGCAAGAGTTGAAAATATCCTAGATCGTTCATTAATTGATACTTTTGAGACAGAATTCGGTAGAACTTTAAGCCAAAATGAAATGCAGAAAATTAGTGATTGGAATAAGGTGACAGATAAACGTTTGATTATTGCGGCACTACGTGAAGCCAGTGCTTACCAACATTTAAACCTAGGCTATATCGAAAAGATTTTATCTGATTGGAAACAGAAGAAGATTACTGCGGATTCTGTAGGATTGGAGAAGAAATAA